A genome region from Fervidobacterium changbaicum includes the following:
- a CDS encoding DDE-type integrase/transposase/recombinase, with the protein MQNSVVSCPKCGSTNIYKNGHDKYGNQQYFCKDCKRTFRLVHSKKHKLFSFPYPKCPVCGKTMQIHKIKKAFVKFRCRSCHTRDEIPTNLPQFVPLPFDSFKFFRFPIFIVLKAFVLYFKAVSLRSIRDSLNIKVSHVAIYKWILKLSCFFSILVPVDAFKVHGDETVVLFKSKKYYVWFLVEHDSNLIVAWHVSKYRDMGQVKILLEKFFGNNERTIELITDGLGAYGAVKILYKNINHIVVRLGQNNQCESKFSLFQDFVRAKRGFKNIDNLPMYVNSFCVVRNLLKLNNNDIARVICVLLSSITTS; encoded by the coding sequence ATGCAAAATTCTGTAGTCTCTTGCCCCAAATGCGGCTCTACCAACATCTACAAAAACGGTCATGATAAGTACGGTAACCAACAATACTTTTGCAAAGACTGTAAGCGCACTTTCAGACTTGTTCATTCAAAAAAACACAAGCTCTTCTCTTTCCCTTATCCTAAATGCCCTGTCTGTGGAAAAACTATGCAAATCCACAAAATCAAAAAAGCCTTCGTTAAGTTCCGTTGCCGTTCTTGCCATACCAGAGACGAAATCCCAACTAACTTACCTCAATTTGTCCCTCTTCCTTTCGACTCTTTCAAGTTCTTCCGTTTCCCTATCTTTATTGTCCTTAAAGCCTTCGTCCTTTATTTCAAAGCTGTGTCCTTGCGTTCCATCAGAGACTCACTTAATATCAAAGTCTCTCATGTCGCTATCTACAAGTGGATCCTTAAGTTGTCTTGTTTCTTTTCCATCCTCGTTCCTGTAGATGCTTTCAAAGTCCATGGTGATGAAACTGTCGTTTTGTTTAAATCCAAAAAGTACTACGTTTGGTTCTTAGTTGAGCACGATTCGAATCTTATTGTTGCTTGGCATGTATCCAAATATCGCGATATGGGTCAAGTGAAGATATTGTTAGAGAAGTTCTTTGGTAACAACGAAAGAACAATCGAACTAATTACAGATGGACTTGGTGCATATGGTGCAGTGAAGATACTATACAAGAATATCAATCATATTGTTGTGAGACTTGGGCAAAACAATCAATGTGAATCGAAGTTTTCGTTATTCCAAGACTTTGTACGAGCCAAGCGTGGATTTAAGAATATTGACAATCTTCCAATGTACGTGAACAGCTTTTGTGTAGTGAGAAATCTCTTGAAACTGAACAACAATGATATTGCGCGTGTTATCTGTGTTCTATTGTCTTCCATCACTACAAGTTAA
- a CDS encoding ABC transporter substrate-binding protein — MKYVKYLLVSILALAVVAFAFDPTIYVSAGVGEPDTLDIHQAYDTVSGEIIYNVYESLIAYKGSSLTEFEPRLATQVPSLKNGLIKDGGKTYVFPIRKGVKFHNGSALTPEDVEYSFERGLLYDPTGGPMWMLWNAIFGVNSLNEMIQKYVGKPVTEIFKDGEPLPEFKDKLVQMYKEVIDPAIEVEGDNVVFKLVRPYGPFLTIMAHTVGWSAVLDKETSVKMGLWDGKPDTWWKYRNIAKEKSPLYATAIGTGPFKLVEWDRTNRKVVLEANKDYWRGEPKLKKVILLTVSEWGTRKLMLEKGDADDIAIVLEYLDQIRGNKDIQIIDNIPSMSVTVVGFSWSVSPNSKYIGSGKWDGNGLPPDFFSDINARKAISYVINYDAVIRDVLKGYGTRIPAALPNGLLGFDPSLPLYKFNVTEARKALEKAWDGKALKVGIKFTVAYNTGNMMRQRIAEMIKTYLEMIAPGKIKVDIAALNWPSYLDAMRKSELPMPIFNWLADFPDPDNFIFTFYHSAGTYAPRQGDNFKKFVSTPRKELGGKSLDELIEMARNSSDPEERAKLYVQIQKFAIDNYISIPVYQPVGVRAQRAWVKGWYPNPMRPGNDYFELYKQQ; from the coding sequence ATGAAGTACGTGAAGTACCTACTGGTAAGTATTTTGGCTTTGGCGGTCGTTGCTTTTGCGTTCGATCCGACTATTTACGTGTCAGCTGGCGTTGGTGAACCGGATACCTTGGATATCCACCAGGCCTACGATACGGTCAGCGGTGAGATTATCTACAACGTATACGAAAGCCTTATTGCCTACAAGGGGAGCAGTTTGACAGAGTTTGAACCAAGACTGGCGACGCAAGTTCCAAGTTTGAAGAACGGTCTTATCAAAGACGGTGGGAAGACGTACGTATTCCCTATCAGAAAAGGAGTCAAGTTCCACAATGGTAGCGCATTAACACCTGAGGATGTGGAGTACTCCTTTGAAAGAGGGCTGTTGTACGACCCAACTGGCGGCCCCATGTGGATGCTGTGGAATGCCATCTTTGGTGTCAACTCGCTTAATGAAATGATACAAAAGTACGTCGGAAAACCCGTTACAGAGATATTCAAAGACGGAGAACCGTTACCAGAGTTCAAGGATAAGCTTGTCCAGATGTACAAGGAAGTTATTGACCCCGCTATCGAAGTCGAGGGTGACAACGTTGTCTTCAAACTTGTCAGACCATACGGTCCATTCCTCACAATAATGGCACACACGGTTGGATGGTCAGCTGTACTTGATAAAGAAACATCCGTAAAAATGGGGCTTTGGGATGGCAAGCCAGATACTTGGTGGAAGTATAGAAATATCGCTAAGGAAAAATCACCACTTTACGCAACAGCGATCGGGACAGGTCCTTTCAAACTTGTTGAATGGGATAGAACCAACAGAAAAGTAGTGCTCGAAGCAAATAAAGATTACTGGCGCGGAGAACCAAAGCTTAAGAAGGTCATACTACTCACCGTAAGTGAATGGGGAACAAGGAAACTGATGCTTGAAAAAGGCGACGCTGACGATATAGCTATTGTTCTTGAATATCTCGACCAAATAAGAGGAAACAAGGACATACAAATTATTGATAACATCCCGTCTATGTCGGTCACAGTTGTTGGTTTCTCTTGGTCAGTTTCACCGAACAGCAAATATATTGGTAGCGGAAAGTGGGATGGAAACGGATTACCACCAGACTTCTTTAGTGATATCAACGCAAGAAAAGCGATATCTTATGTTATCAACTACGATGCTGTGATCAGAGATGTTCTAAAAGGTTACGGTACAAGGATACCAGCTGCTCTTCCAAACGGATTACTTGGATTTGACCCGTCACTTCCACTCTATAAATTCAACGTTACTGAAGCAAGAAAAGCACTTGAAAAGGCTTGGGATGGTAAGGCCTTAAAGGTTGGAATAAAGTTCACAGTAGCCTACAACACAGGAAACATGATGCGACAAAGAATTGCTGAGATGATAAAAACCTACCTCGAAATGATAGCGCCTGGCAAGATCAAAGTAGACATAGCGGCACTTAACTGGCCAAGCTATCTTGATGCTATGAGAAAGTCAGAACTTCCGATGCCGATATTCAACTGGCTTGCCGACTTCCCTGACCCAGACAATTTTATATTCACGTTCTATCATTCGGCAGGAACTTACGCACCAAGACAGGGAGATAATTTCAAAAAATTCGTTAGCACACCAAGAAAAGAACTCGGTGGCAAGAGCTTAGATGAATTGATAGAAATGGCGAGGAATTCTTCAGACCCTGAAGAACGAGCTAAACTATATGTACAGATTCAGAAATTCGCAATCGACAACTACATTAGTATCCCAGTTTACCAACCAGTGGGAGTCAGAGCTCAGAGAGCATGGGTCAAGGGTTGGTATCCGAACCCGATGAGACCGGGTAACGACTACTTTGAACTCTACAAGCAGCAGTAA
- a CDS encoding endonuclease III domain-containing protein has product MQFNELYDQLKSIHGELGKWWPGTTEEIIVSAVLTQNTNWKNVQKALENIRNNCEEDILTCLTKKSVQELSALIKPVGFFNIKAERLKNLLKWIEKYDLDIQAIKQLGTERVREELLSIKGIGKETADSIILYALELPIFVVDAYTKRILERILNIKFKEYDEYRLLFESFYPKNVPLYQEFHGLIVEHAKAFCKTKPRCEMCPIEQCGYKTRRETK; this is encoded by the coding sequence TTGCAATTTAACGAGCTATACGATCAGCTGAAATCTATCCACGGAGAATTGGGCAAATGGTGGCCAGGCACAACCGAAGAAATCATCGTTTCCGCTGTTTTAACACAAAACACAAATTGGAAAAATGTCCAAAAGGCTTTGGAAAATATCAGGAACAACTGTGAAGAAGACATACTCACCTGTCTGACAAAGAAAAGTGTACAAGAGCTCTCCGCACTTATTAAGCCTGTCGGTTTCTTCAATATTAAAGCCGAGAGGTTAAAGAATCTCTTGAAATGGATCGAAAAGTATGATTTGGACATACAAGCAATTAAGCAACTAGGCACTGAACGAGTTCGTGAGGAATTGCTGAGTATCAAAGGTATCGGCAAAGAAACTGCGGATTCAATTATTCTTTATGCATTGGAACTACCTATTTTCGTAGTAGATGCTTACACGAAACGCATCCTAGAGAGGATCTTAAACATTAAATTTAAGGAGTACGATGAATACAGACTGCTATTTGAAAGCTTCTATCCCAAAAATGTACCATTATATCAGGAATTTCACGGACTGATAGTTGAACATGCGAAGGCATTTTGTAAAACGAAACCTAGGTGTGAAATGTGCCCTATAGAACAATGCGGCTACAAAACAAGAAGAGAAACCAAATGA
- a CDS encoding ABC transporter ATP-binding protein, translated as MLEIMDLHVHYGGIHALKGISMKVEDGQIISLIGANGAGKSTTLRTICGLKEASRGSIKYNGRELTKLDTSEIVRMGITMVPEGRRVFSNLTVYENLLAGAYLRKDKEQIKKDIEYVFDLFPRLRERTNQRAGTLSGGEQQMLAIGRALMSRPKLLLFDEPSLGLAPVIVKEVFQMIKKIHSEGVTIFLVEQNAYEALKLADYAYVLETGRIVLEGTGKELLEDERVRKAYLGG; from the coding sequence ATGCTTGAGATTATGGATTTGCACGTACACTACGGCGGTATTCACGCACTGAAAGGGATATCTATGAAAGTCGAGGATGGTCAAATAATATCACTTATAGGTGCAAATGGTGCAGGTAAGTCAACAACTCTTAGGACCATTTGCGGCTTGAAAGAGGCATCGAGAGGAAGCATAAAATACAACGGCAGAGAACTGACGAAACTTGACACAAGCGAAATAGTAAGAATGGGGATCACGATGGTTCCAGAAGGTCGTAGAGTCTTTTCAAACTTGACAGTTTACGAAAATCTCCTTGCAGGTGCATATTTGAGGAAAGATAAAGAACAGATCAAGAAGGATATAGAGTACGTCTTCGACCTCTTTCCCAGGTTACGAGAGAGAACTAATCAAAGGGCCGGTACGTTGTCAGGTGGAGAGCAACAGATGCTTGCCATCGGAAGAGCTTTAATGTCAAGGCCAAAGCTGTTACTTTTCGATGAACCATCACTCGGTCTTGCACCCGTCATTGTTAAGGAAGTATTTCAGATGATCAAGAAAATTCACAGTGAGGGAGTTACGATATTCCTCGTTGAACAAAACGCATATGAAGCCCTCAAGTTGGCTGATTATGCGTACGTTCTTGAAACCGGAAGAATAGTACTTGAAGGTACTGGAAAAGAACTTCTCGAAGATGAAAGAGTTAGGAAAGCGTATCTCGGCGGATGA
- a CDS encoding ABC transporter ATP-binding protein — MMTLQATAPSKEVKTTVLKMEHVTKKFGGLVAVSDFNLELKDGELLGLIGPNGAGKTTIFNLITHVFPVTEGRIEFLGRDITNLKTDKIIRLGVARTFQNIRLFGNMTVKENIMTAFHAHLKSDLFSAIAFLPNYQKEEEYIQTMTWELMKELGIDHLADYKSTSLPYGLQRKLEIARALATRPKLLLLDEPAAGMNPDETLELNQLILRIREKFKLTVIVIEHDMKVIMNICERIIVLDHGVTIAEGTPEEIQKNPVVIKAYLGAGDEDA; from the coding sequence ATGATGACGTTGCAGGCAACCGCCCCTTCAAAAGAAGTGAAAACAACTGTTTTGAAGATGGAACATGTAACTAAAAAGTTCGGCGGTCTTGTCGCAGTATCTGATTTTAACTTAGAACTGAAAGATGGCGAGCTATTAGGATTGATAGGTCCAAACGGAGCAGGAAAAACAACGATATTTAACTTAATAACACACGTCTTCCCAGTAACAGAGGGAAGGATAGAGTTTCTCGGAAGAGATATAACGAATCTTAAAACTGACAAAATTATAAGGCTTGGGGTCGCGAGAACATTTCAGAATATAAGACTTTTCGGCAATATGACAGTTAAGGAAAACATAATGACAGCATTCCACGCACATCTTAAGTCTGATTTGTTCTCAGCTATCGCGTTTTTACCAAATTATCAAAAAGAAGAAGAATACATTCAAACGATGACCTGGGAACTGATGAAAGAGCTGGGCATAGACCACCTTGCAGATTATAAGTCCACATCTTTGCCCTATGGTCTTCAAAGAAAGCTCGAGATAGCTAGAGCGTTGGCAACAAGGCCTAAACTGTTGCTTTTGGATGAACCTGCGGCTGGTATGAACCCTGACGAAACGCTTGAATTAAACCAGCTAATTCTGAGGATCAGAGAGAAGTTTAAACTTACGGTCATAGTTATAGAACACGATATGAAAGTTATCATGAATATCTGTGAGAGAATTATCGTTCTCGATCATGGAGTCACGATTGCAGAAGGCACTCCAGAAGAGATTCAAAAGAATCCAGTTGTGATAAAAGCTTACTTAGGTGCAGGTGATGAAGATGCTTGA
- a CDS encoding branched-chain amino acid ABC transporter permease produces MKRSTRIMLSIMLIIIVYIFVFFAEKYMDPFIKRILNTGFIYVILAVSLNLINGFTGQFSLGHAGFMAIGAYTSALLYMSPESKLSNFFMEPLISPLDKIHIPFFWALLIGGLMSALMGFIVGAPSLRVRGDYLAIVTYGFSEIIRSLFNNLQNITNGPLGLKGLPTYTNLWWTVSWAIVTIIVIRRIVDSSYGRALKAIRDDEVAAENLGINLFKHKVLAFVVGAFFAGIAGGLLGSLLMTIDPNSFSILFTYQIITIILLGGLGNITGSVIVAIGFAFLMEALRFVEMPMKIFGITIPGILGMRMLIFSILLMITILFFRQGLFGQREFTWEGFFRLFTKRKVSQ; encoded by the coding sequence ATGAAGCGCTCAACAAGAATTATGCTTAGTATAATGCTGATCATTATCGTTTATATTTTCGTATTTTTTGCTGAAAAGTATATGGATCCTTTCATAAAGAGGATTTTAAATACCGGATTCATTTACGTTATTCTTGCCGTCAGTTTGAACCTAATAAATGGATTTACGGGTCAATTTTCTCTCGGGCACGCTGGTTTTATGGCAATAGGTGCGTACACTTCTGCACTGTTGTACATGTCACCTGAGAGCAAGTTGTCTAATTTCTTCATGGAACCACTGATTTCACCGCTTGATAAGATACACATACCGTTCTTCTGGGCATTGCTGATAGGTGGATTAATGTCTGCACTTATGGGTTTTATCGTCGGTGCTCCGAGTCTTAGAGTGCGCGGTGACTATCTTGCAATCGTTACATACGGTTTTTCAGAAATCATTCGGTCTCTTTTTAACAACTTGCAGAACATAACAAACGGGCCGTTAGGCTTAAAGGGGTTGCCAACCTACACGAACCTGTGGTGGACAGTTAGTTGGGCAATAGTAACTATTATAGTCATCAGAAGGATTGTTGATAGTTCTTACGGAAGGGCACTGAAAGCTATAAGAGACGATGAGGTGGCTGCGGAAAACTTGGGTATAAATCTTTTCAAACATAAAGTTCTCGCATTTGTTGTTGGAGCATTTTTCGCAGGCATCGCAGGGGGACTTTTGGGTAGCTTGCTCATGACTATTGACCCAAACTCCTTTAGCATATTGTTTACTTATCAGATAATAACCATAATACTACTCGGAGGGCTTGGAAATATTACCGGTAGTGTTATTGTTGCAATCGGCTTTGCTTTCCTGATGGAAGCTCTAAGATTTGTCGAAATGCCAATGAAAATATTCGGAATAACGATTCCGGGTATTCTTGGTATGCGTATGCTCATCTTCTCGATTCTGCTGATGATTACCATCCTCTTCTTCAGGCAAGGTCTATTTGGACAACGTGAGTTCACTTGGGAAGGCTTCTTCAGGCTGTTCACAAAAAGGAAGGTGAGCCAATGA
- a CDS encoding branched-chain amino acid ABC transporter permease translates to MDWSLFLQHMVNAISLGFVFGLVAVGYALVYGVVKLVNFAHGDVFMMAAYFMFYTSLIFGAPWLSAVILGIVLTSLLGVGIEKVAYKPLRKYPRINSLVSSIGMSFLLQNFAVVVFGGIQRSFPVPEPMKKTIVLGEVRIQAVSIYTIIFSIIVVLILTFILQKTKTGLAMRILSRDFDTARLMGINVNRTISFTFALGSGLAAVSAVFWALRYPQIFPFMGQYPGSRAFIAAVVGGIGSLKGALIGGFVLGLLTVLIPAMFPEYSGYREAFIFLLLVLVLIFKPNGLFGQEVGEKA, encoded by the coding sequence ATGGACTGGAGCTTATTCTTGCAACATATGGTAAACGCTATTTCACTTGGTTTTGTTTTTGGATTGGTCGCGGTTGGTTATGCTCTCGTCTACGGTGTTGTAAAACTTGTTAACTTTGCACACGGTGACGTGTTTATGATGGCTGCGTATTTCATGTTTTACACATCTTTGATATTCGGTGCTCCTTGGCTAAGTGCCGTAATCTTGGGTATCGTTCTTACCTCTCTTCTTGGCGTAGGTATCGAAAAAGTTGCGTATAAACCGCTTAGGAAGTACCCCAGGATAAATTCTCTCGTGTCTTCAATAGGTATGTCGTTCTTACTTCAGAATTTTGCGGTTGTGGTCTTTGGTGGTATCCAAAGATCGTTCCCAGTTCCGGAACCGATGAAAAAAACTATAGTACTCGGTGAGGTTAGAATACAAGCGGTGTCTATTTACACGATTATATTCTCAATAATAGTTGTTCTAATACTCACGTTTATACTACAGAAAACAAAAACAGGACTCGCAATGCGTATCCTCTCTCGAGATTTCGACACAGCAAGGCTCATGGGAATAAATGTTAACAGAACAATTTCATTCACTTTTGCTCTTGGTTCAGGACTTGCCGCTGTTAGTGCCGTTTTTTGGGCACTCAGATATCCACAGATATTTCCATTCATGGGGCAGTATCCTGGTAGTAGGGCTTTCATAGCCGCAGTTGTTGGTGGTATCGGGAGTCTTAAAGGCGCGCTTATAGGTGGATTTGTTCTTGGTTTGTTAACCGTGCTAATTCCTGCTATGTTCCCAGAATACTCTGGTTATCGTGAAGCTTTTATCTTCTTGCTCTTAGTTCTCGTTCTCATTTTCAAACCAAATGGCCTCTTTGGTCAGGAGGTAGGTGAAAAAGCATGA